One Pontibacter deserti genomic region harbors:
- a CDS encoding porin: protein MNLKTSLRGIFLAGTIALLSISSASAQSINESKVGKGLQFMAADSTFSIKIAPRFQVLYQGGNNPSTHTWDDRFLIRRARLKFEGFAYSPKLEYKIELGLSNSDIGNDTPDQTNNADNIILDAVAKWQMTPHLSLWVGQTKLPGNRERIISSQKMQFVDRSLLNSRFNIDRDAGLQLHHEHEVGKMVLREIVSVSMGEGRDITINNEGGYDYTGRFEILPFGAFEGEGDYVGGDLVREQTPKLALAAAYDFNHDASREQGQLGDFLSKQRNLHTLFIDAMFKYKGFSTMAEYADKRAPRGPVVLVNDTGGIEETFVTGEALNVQAGYLFPTNWEVAGRYTSYDPTEVTGLTPEKQYTLGISKYIAGHTLKVQGDATLQDREGRRESYLFRVQLEVGL from the coding sequence GTGAATTTAAAAACCAGTTTACGTGGTATCTTTTTAGCAGGTACCATTGCGTTACTCTCAATAAGCAGTGCAAGCGCACAGAGCATCAACGAGTCGAAAGTTGGCAAAGGCCTGCAGTTTATGGCTGCCGACTCTACTTTCAGCATTAAAATAGCTCCCCGTTTCCAGGTGCTGTACCAGGGTGGCAATAACCCATCTACTCATACCTGGGACGACCGCTTCCTTATCCGCAGAGCTCGCCTGAAGTTTGAGGGTTTTGCCTACAGCCCTAAACTGGAATACAAAATAGAGCTTGGCCTGAGCAACAGCGACATTGGCAATGATACACCAGACCAAACCAACAATGCCGATAACATTATACTGGATGCGGTAGCAAAGTGGCAGATGACCCCTCACCTATCATTGTGGGTAGGACAGACTAAACTGCCGGGTAACCGCGAGCGCATTATTTCTTCACAGAAAATGCAGTTTGTAGACCGCAGCTTGCTCAACTCCCGCTTTAACATAGACCGCGATGCAGGTCTGCAACTTCACCACGAGCATGAGGTAGGCAAGATGGTACTTCGTGAGATTGTATCGGTTAGTATGGGCGAAGGCCGCGATATTACAATAAACAACGAGGGTGGATATGACTATACTGGCCGTTTCGAGATACTTCCGTTTGGTGCTTTTGAAGGTGAGGGCGACTATGTGGGTGGCGATTTAGTTCGTGAGCAAACTCCAAAACTGGCACTGGCTGCAGCATACGATTTTAACCACGATGCATCAAGAGAGCAGGGCCAGCTTGGCGATTTCCTGAGCAAGCAGCGCAACCTGCATACCTTGTTTATTGATGCCATGTTCAAGTATAAAGGCTTCTCAACAATGGCTGAGTATGCCGATAAAAGAGCACCACGTGGCCCGGTAGTTTTAGTTAATGATACTGGCGGCATAGAAGAGACTTTTGTAACAGGCGAGGCACTGAACGTGCAGGCTGGGTACCTGTTCCCGACAAACTGGGAGGTTGCAGGCCGCTACACCAGCTACGATCCTACAGAAGTAACAGGCCTTACGCCTGAAAAACAGTATACACTGGGTATATCAAAGTATATAGCGGGCCATACTTTAAAAGTACAGGGCGATGCCACACTACAAGACCGTGAAGGCCGCCGTGAGAGCTACCTGTTCAGAGTACAGTTAGAAGTTGGCTTGTAA